The following proteins are co-located in the Paenibacillus sp. FSL H8-0079 genome:
- the frr gene encoding ribosome recycling factor has translation MPQAVKQHAEERMEKAIQALRRDLASLRAGRATPALLDRIQVEYYGAMTPLNQLANISTPDSRTLMIQPWDKSSMGDIERAIMKSDLGLTPANDGSMIRLSIPALTEERRAELVKLTKKFGEEGKVAIRNIRRDANDDIKKMEKSDISEDESRRHQDDIQKSTDKFIAEVDKVLAAKEKEIMEV, from the coding sequence ATGCCACAAGCGGTTAAACAACATGCCGAAGAGCGTATGGAAAAAGCAATTCAAGCATTGCGTCGTGACTTGGCTTCTTTGCGTGCAGGCCGTGCAACTCCAGCTCTTCTGGACCGAATTCAGGTAGAGTATTATGGGGCAATGACGCCATTGAATCAACTTGCTAATATCAGTACTCCGGATTCCCGTACACTGATGATTCAGCCTTGGGACAAATCTTCCATGGGTGACATCGAGCGTGCCATCATGAAATCGGATCTGGGGCTTACTCCAGCGAATGATGGTAGCATGATCCGTTTGTCTATTCCGGCATTGACGGAAGAGCGCAGAGCGGAACTTGTGAAGCTGACGAAGAAGTTCGGTGAAGAAGGTAAAGTAGCGATTCGTAACATTCGCCGTGACGCGAATGATGACATCAAGAAAATGGAGAAGTCAGACATTTCCGAGGATGAATCCCGGAGACATCAGGACGATATCCAAAAATCGACTGACAAGTTTATTGCTGAAGTCGATAAGGTACTTGCTGCCAAAGAAAAAGAAATCATGGAAGTGTAA
- the rseP gene encoding RIP metalloprotease RseP codes for METIQVVFLTVLMFFVIVTVHEWGHYYFAKRAGILVREFAIGFGPKLFSYKRNETQFTLRLLPFGGYARMAGEDPELVEIQEGQTIAVRSADDQVKMIYLDQLDNRKNVIRGEVISIDMERALKLQLDVDGEIQEYRIHPQAMLVSRGKQTQIAPKDRQFGSKTVGQRALAIFAGPLMNFILAFVLFAVYAQMAGVPVENPKNLEIGEVLEGGAADQANLQKGDIIETINGTAIGTDSQKMVTMIADSKDKPMEWTLTRGNETFNITITPRAIEGQEGGKVGIVPTLPTRSVGFVETFTVSGVAMVDTTKVIFEGFKHLINQFNMDDIGGPVRTFEVTGQIAKQGIEQLTRWAAILSLYLGIFNLLPIPALDGSRLVFLGIEALRGRPVDPNREGMVHFIGFAMLFVLMLAVTYNDILRLING; via the coding sequence TTGGAAACCATACAAGTGGTATTTCTAACGGTGCTCATGTTCTTTGTCATCGTGACGGTTCATGAATGGGGGCATTATTACTTTGCCAAACGCGCCGGTATTCTTGTACGGGAATTTGCGATCGGTTTTGGTCCCAAATTGTTCTCATATAAAAGAAACGAGACCCAGTTTACATTGCGTTTGTTGCCTTTTGGTGGATATGCACGGATGGCAGGTGAAGATCCGGAACTGGTAGAGATCCAGGAAGGACAGACCATTGCGGTAAGATCAGCGGATGACCAGGTGAAGATGATCTATCTGGACCAGCTGGATAACCGTAAAAATGTAATACGTGGTGAAGTCATCTCCATTGATATGGAGAGAGCGCTGAAGCTTCAACTCGATGTAGATGGAGAGATTCAGGAGTATCGTATACATCCCCAAGCGATGTTGGTAAGTCGTGGTAAACAAACGCAGATTGCACCGAAAGATCGTCAATTCGGCAGCAAAACCGTTGGACAGCGTGCATTGGCTATTTTTGCGGGACCTCTGATGAACTTTATCTTGGCATTTGTGCTGTTTGCTGTATATGCGCAGATGGCAGGAGTTCCAGTGGAAAATCCGAAGAATCTTGAAATTGGTGAAGTGCTTGAAGGTGGGGCAGCCGATCAGGCGAACCTGCAAAAGGGCGATATTATCGAAACCATCAATGGTACTGCTATTGGTACGGATTCACAAAAAATGGTGACGATGATTGCCGATTCCAAAGACAAGCCGATGGAATGGACGCTAACTCGGGGGAATGAAACGTTTAATATAACGATTACTCCACGTGCAATAGAAGGGCAAGAGGGCGGAAAAGTGGGAATCGTGCCTACGTTACCGACTCGGTCCGTTGGATTTGTAGAGACCTTTACGGTATCAGGGGTAGCCATGGTTGATACCACCAAAGTGATATTTGAAGGGTTCAAACATCTGATCAATCAATTCAACATGGACGATATTGGTGGGCCTGTTCGTACGTTTGAAGTGACAGGGCAAATTGCTAAACAAGGAATTGAGCAGTTAACGAGATGGGCAGCCATTTTGAGTCTGTACCTTGGGATTTTTAACCTGTTACCAATACCTGCATTGGACGGTAGCCGTCTGGTGTTTTTGGGAATTGAAGCGCTGCGCGGCAGACCTGTTGATCCAAACCGCGAAGGCATGGTGCATTTCATTGGATTTGCGATGTTGTTTGTGTTGATGCTGGCAGTAACTTACAATGATATATTACGTTTAATTAACGGATAA
- a CDS encoding phosphatidate cytidylyltransferase, whose product MKQRLTTGIIAGVLFLGFCMLGGPWYHGLVLLMALIGYYEFVKMTGVMPFSGVALIGYAGVFAIVFPWEMLWEARPLSLFQVIWIVMLVLMTASVVTKNKVPVNTVAMLFLGVLYIGIGFYYIAESRHLHHGLFWTFLLLGSIWASDAGAYFVGKLIGKNKLWPSISPNKTIEGALGGIVIAIVTSVVFALVSDGLLSWQRAIVIGIACAVVGQMGDLIQSAYKRVYNIKDSGSLLPGHGGILDRCDSWIVVFPFVHILMLLPY is encoded by the coding sequence TTGAAACAGCGATTAACGACAGGAATCATAGCAGGTGTGTTGTTTTTAGGTTTTTGCATGCTGGGCGGACCCTGGTACCATGGTTTGGTATTGCTTATGGCTCTCATCGGTTATTATGAATTTGTTAAAATGACCGGGGTGATGCCTTTTTCAGGTGTGGCCCTGATTGGATATGCAGGTGTGTTTGCCATTGTGTTTCCTTGGGAAATGCTTTGGGAGGCAAGGCCGCTATCCTTGTTTCAGGTCATCTGGATTGTAATGCTTGTATTGATGACAGCTTCGGTTGTCACCAAGAATAAGGTTCCCGTGAATACAGTAGCCATGCTTTTCCTCGGCGTTTTGTATATAGGGATCGGTTTTTATTACATTGCAGAATCCAGACATCTGCATCATGGATTGTTCTGGACGTTCCTGTTGCTGGGCTCCATATGGGCCAGTGATGCAGGGGCTTATTTTGTAGGGAAACTAATTGGTAAAAACAAACTGTGGCCTTCCATCAGTCCAAACAAGACTATAGAGGGTGCACTGGGTGGCATCGTGATTGCAATTGTCACATCTGTTGTTTTTGCATTAGTGTCAGATGGTTTGCTTTCCTGGCAGAGAGCGATTGTGATCGGAATTGCCTGTGCAGTCGTAGGTCAGATGGGTGACTTGATCCAGTCTGCATACAAACGTGTATATAATATTAAGGATTCAGGCAGTCTTCTCCCAGGGCATGGAGGCATTCTTGATCGGTGCGACAGCTGGATTGTTGTTTTCCCATTCGTACATATACTAATGCTACTGCCCTACTAA
- the proS gene encoding proline--tRNA ligase yields the protein MSKENDKQFVTEITPQGEDFSRWYIDVIKKADLMDYAPVRGCIVFKPDGFEIWEHIKDELDRRFRETGHRNAYFPMFIPESFFQKEKEHVEGFNPELPWVTEAGGEKLEERLAIRPTSETIIGHMYSKWIQSYRDLPVLINQWANVVRWEKRTLPFLRTSEFLWQEGHTAHETEEEAREETMKMLEIYREVVEEYLAIPVIVGQKTKSEKFAGAVDTYSIEAMMKDGRAVQAGTSHYMGTNFAKAFEIQYLSRNNVLELAYTTSWGVSTRLIGALIMVHGDDRGLVLPPKVAPTQVVMIPIGPPKTRDAVVGRADELFTELKQAGVRVKMDDRSDVRPGWKFNEYEMRGVPIRLEIGPRDMENGVCVLVSRITGEKKVVEQANLVEEIQSMLTQIQIDMLERARTFMSDNFYSVDTLDEMKELMENKRGFTLAGWCGSEACEDKVREVTGATTRNIPFQPAEEKHTCLACGEQAEHTVVFARAY from the coding sequence ATGTCAAAGGAAAATGATAAACAATTCGTGACTGAAATCACACCACAGGGTGAGGATTTCTCACGCTGGTATATTGATGTTATCAAAAAAGCTGATCTCATGGATTATGCACCGGTACGCGGATGTATTGTGTTCAAGCCAGACGGTTTTGAAATCTGGGAACACATCAAGGACGAGTTGGATCGTCGTTTCCGTGAAACGGGTCATCGCAATGCGTATTTCCCGATGTTCATTCCTGAGAGCTTCTTCCAAAAGGAAAAAGAGCACGTGGAAGGCTTTAACCCTGAATTACCATGGGTTACGGAAGCTGGAGGAGAGAAGCTGGAAGAACGTCTGGCAATCCGTCCTACATCCGAAACGATTATTGGTCACATGTATTCCAAATGGATTCAGTCTTATCGGGATCTTCCGGTATTGATCAATCAGTGGGCTAACGTAGTTCGTTGGGAAAAAAGAACGTTGCCGTTCCTTCGCACAAGTGAGTTCCTGTGGCAGGAAGGTCACACTGCGCATGAGACCGAAGAAGAAGCACGTGAAGAAACGATGAAAATGCTTGAGATATATCGTGAAGTGGTTGAGGAGTATTTGGCTATTCCTGTAATTGTAGGTCAGAAAACCAAATCCGAGAAGTTTGCGGGTGCGGTGGATACCTACTCGATCGAAGCCATGATGAAGGATGGACGCGCTGTACAAGCAGGTACATCACACTACATGGGAACGAACTTTGCAAAAGCATTTGAAATCCAGTATCTTAGTCGGAACAATGTGCTGGAACTGGCTTACACCACTTCATGGGGAGTAAGCACACGTTTGATTGGTGCGTTGATTATGGTTCATGGAGATGACCGTGGTCTGGTACTTCCTCCTAAAGTAGCGCCAACGCAAGTGGTCATGATTCCAATTGGACCTCCGAAAACGCGTGATGCTGTTGTGGGACGTGCAGATGAGTTGTTCACTGAGTTGAAACAAGCTGGAGTCCGTGTGAAAATGGATGATCGAAGCGATGTTCGCCCAGGTTGGAAATTCAATGAATACGAGATGCGCGGTGTTCCGATTCGTCTGGAAATTGGTCCACGTGATATGGAAAATGGCGTTTGTGTACTCGTATCACGCATCACAGGTGAGAAAAAAGTGGTAGAACAGGCGAACCTGGTAGAAGAAATCCAGTCTATGCTGACACAAATTCAGATAGATATGCTGGAACGTGCTCGCACATTTATGTCGGATAACTTCTACTCCGTGGATACACTGGATGAGATGAAAGAACTGATGGAAAATAAACGCGGGTTTACACTGGCTGGCTGGTGCGGTTCAGAAGCTTGCGAAGATAAAGTAAGAGAAGTTACAGGCGCAACAACCCGGAACATTCCGTTCCAGCCTGCGGAAGAAAAGCATACGTGCCTGGCTTGTGGTGAACAGGCAGAACACACGGTTGTGTTTGCAAGAGCGTATTAA
- the pyrH gene encoding UMP kinase, with product MEQPVFKRVVLKVSGESLSGQNGYGIDADTISSIAQQVKEVVALGVQVAIVCGGGNIWRGIAGSENGIDRATADYMGMLATVMNSLALQDALEQIEVPTRVQTSIAMQQIAEPYIRRRAIRHLEKGRVVIFAAGTGNPFFSTDTTAALRAAEIEAEVILMAKNKVDGVYSADPFKDSTAVKFDQLTYMDILNKDLGVMDSTASSLCKDNNIPLIVFAITEQGNIKRVVLGERIGTIVKGSVD from the coding sequence TTGGAACAGCCAGTATTTAAACGTGTTGTCTTAAAGGTCAGCGGAGAGTCTCTTTCCGGTCAAAACGGCTACGGTATTGATGCAGATACGATCTCGTCGATTGCCCAACAGGTAAAAGAGGTTGTTGCACTTGGTGTACAAGTTGCTATTGTATGTGGTGGCGGAAACATCTGGCGTGGAATTGCCGGTAGCGAAAACGGCATCGATCGTGCAACTGCAGATTATATGGGTATGCTGGCGACGGTAATGAATTCGTTAGCACTCCAGGATGCTTTGGAACAGATTGAAGTACCAACGCGTGTACAGACATCTATTGCAATGCAACAGATTGCAGAGCCTTATATTCGTCGTAGAGCTATTCGTCATCTGGAGAAAGGCCGGGTCGTTATTTTTGCAGCAGGTACAGGTAACCCGTTCTTTTCCACTGATACAACAGCAGCACTGCGCGCAGCGGAGATTGAAGCAGAAGTTATCTTGATGGCCAAAAACAAAGTCGATGGTGTATACTCAGCAGATCCGTTTAAGGACAGTACAGCTGTGAAATTTGATCAGTTGACTTACATGGATATTCTTAACAAAGACCTTGGTGTAATGGATTCGACGGCATCCTCGCTTTGTAAGGACAACAACATCCCGTTGATCGTATTTGCCATTACGGAACAAGGTAACATCAAGCGTGTTGTTCTGGGCGAACGTATCGGAACAATCGTTAAAGGGAGTGTAGATTAA
- a CDS encoding isoprenyl transferase — MIKRVRSWWNGADKQETLTISEDNIPQHVAIIMDGNGRWAKRLGLPRIAGHQNGMKAVKRATIAADELGIKYLTMYAFSTENWTRPKEEVDFLMRLPQEFLAIELDELIEKNVRIRMMGQEEHLPSHTINALREAIRLTEHNTGLVLNFAMNYGSRREMTDCVKQIALQVKSGELSAEDITPELIDRHMLTVDMPDPDLLIRTSGELRLSNFMLWQLAYSELWFTDIYWPEFGKKHLLEAVAEYQRRTRRYGGLK, encoded by the coding sequence ATGATCAAACGGGTTCGGTCGTGGTGGAATGGGGCTGACAAGCAGGAAACGCTGACTATATCCGAGGACAATATCCCGCAGCACGTCGCCATCATCATGGACGGCAATGGACGATGGGCCAAACGTTTGGGACTCCCGCGTATAGCCGGGCACCAAAATGGCATGAAGGCGGTCAAACGTGCGACCATCGCGGCGGATGAACTGGGCATCAAATATCTGACGATGTACGCTTTTTCGACAGAAAACTGGACGCGTCCAAAAGAAGAAGTGGATTTTCTGATGCGACTTCCGCAAGAATTTCTGGCTATAGAGCTGGATGAACTTATAGAAAAAAATGTGCGCATTCGCATGATGGGCCAAGAGGAACATTTACCTTCTCATACCATCAATGCCTTGCGGGAAGCCATTCGTCTTACGGAACATAATACAGGTCTCGTTTTGAACTTTGCAATGAACTATGGAAGTCGTCGTGAAATGACGGACTGTGTTAAACAGATCGCTCTGCAGGTGAAATCGGGGGAACTATCGGCAGAGGATATAACACCTGAACTCATTGATAGACATATGCTGACGGTTGACATGCCCGATCCGGATTTGTTGATCCGGACGAGCGGAGAGTTGAGATTAAGCAACTTTATGCTTTGGCAACTTGCATATAGTGAATTATGGTTTACGGATATATACTGGCCCGAATTTGGCAAAAAGCATTTGCTTGAAGCAGTAGCCGAATATCAGCGCAGAACAAGGCGTTACGGCGGTTTGAAATAG
- the rpsB gene encoding 30S ribosomal protein S2 yields the protein MAVISMKQLLEAGVHFGHQTRRWNPKMDRYIFTERNGIYIIDLQKTVKKVEEAYNFVKGIAGENGKILFVGTKKQAQDSVKEEAERAGQFYINQRWLGGTLTNFQTIQKRIDRLKQLEAWEEDGTFAVLPKKEVILLRKEKDRLEKFLGGIKNMKGLPSALFIIDPRKERIAVAEARKLGIPIVGIVDTNCDPDEIDYVIPGNDDAIRAVKLLTGKMADAVIEANQGEETSA from the coding sequence ATGGCAGTAATCTCCATGAAGCAGCTTCTCGAAGCTGGGGTACACTTCGGTCACCAGACTCGTCGTTGGAACCCAAAAATGGATCGTTATATCTTCACTGAAAGAAACGGAATTTACATCATCGATTTGCAAAAGACGGTGAAAAAAGTCGAAGAGGCTTACAATTTCGTTAAAGGAATCGCAGGAGAGAATGGTAAAATTCTTTTCGTGGGTACTAAGAAACAAGCTCAAGATTCCGTTAAAGAAGAAGCTGAACGTGCTGGTCAATTCTACATTAACCAACGCTGGCTCGGCGGTACCCTGACTAACTTCCAAACTATTCAAAAACGTATTGATCGTTTGAAACAGTTGGAAGCTTGGGAAGAAGACGGTACATTCGCTGTATTGCCTAAAAAAGAAGTAATCTTGCTTCGCAAAGAAAAAGATCGTCTGGAGAAATTCTTGGGCGGTATTAAAAATATGAAAGGCCTGCCAAGCGCCCTGTTCATCATCGATCCACGCAAAGAGCGTATCGCTGTTGCGGAAGCTCGCAAATTGGGTATCCCAATTGTTGGTATCGTTGATACTAACTGCGATCCGGACGAGATCGATTATGTTATCCCAGGTAATGACGACGCGATTCGCGCTGTTAAATTGCTGACAGGTAAAATGGCTGACGCTGTAATCGAAGCTAACCAAGGCGAAGAAACTTCCGCTTAA
- a CDS encoding 1-deoxy-D-xylulose-5-phosphate reductoisomerase, protein MKKIAILGSTGSIGTQTLDVVDMHPELFQVEGLAAGGNTDLLIEQTKRYRPKKVSVGSKELAEQVAPYLPAGTQLFYGNEGLVEVAAGTDAHTVVTAVVGSVGLESTLAAIDAGKQIGLANKETLVTAGHIVTTRAVAKGVSLLPVDSEHSAIFQCLNGENRERLTGITLTASGGSFRDLTREQLKNVTIEDALKHPNWSMGSKITIDSATMVNKGLEVIEAHWLFGLRYDQINVLLHPESVIHSYVEFDDTSIIAQLGNPDMRVPIQYALTYPDRLPSPAQRLSLAQAGKLHFREMDMERFPCLRMAYECGKMGGTATTAFNAANEVAVARFLRKEISFLKIEDIIASVLEAHHNVDEPDLQEIARCDQESRKLASSL, encoded by the coding sequence ATGAAAAAAATTGCGATTCTCGGGTCGACCGGTTCCATTGGAACCCAGACACTAGATGTAGTAGACATGCATCCAGAGCTCTTTCAAGTGGAAGGACTGGCTGCCGGAGGCAATACAGACCTGCTGATTGAACAAACCAAGCGTTACCGACCAAAGAAAGTCTCGGTGGGGTCCAAAGAATTGGCCGAGCAGGTAGCTCCATATTTGCCAGCAGGAACGCAACTGTTTTACGGCAACGAAGGACTCGTTGAAGTTGCGGCAGGAACCGATGCACATACGGTTGTTACAGCGGTGGTGGGGAGTGTTGGATTGGAGTCAACGCTTGCTGCCATAGACGCGGGCAAACAGATCGGACTGGCTAACAAGGAGACATTGGTTACAGCGGGGCATATTGTCACAACAAGAGCGGTTGCCAAGGGAGTCTCTTTATTGCCCGTTGATAGTGAGCACTCTGCTATATTCCAATGCTTAAATGGTGAAAACAGAGAACGCCTGACAGGAATCACGCTCACCGCTTCAGGCGGATCGTTCCGTGATCTTACCCGTGAACAGTTGAAGAACGTGACTATAGAGGATGCGCTTAAACATCCGAATTGGTCAATGGGTTCCAAAATCACGATAGACTCGGCAACGATGGTAAACAAGGGACTTGAGGTCATTGAAGCGCATTGGTTATTTGGTCTTCGATATGATCAGATTAACGTATTGCTTCACCCGGAGAGCGTTATTCATTCCTATGTGGAATTTGATGACACCAGCATCATCGCTCAACTGGGTAATCCGGACATGCGAGTTCCCATTCAATATGCATTGACTTATCCTGACCGTTTGCCATCCCCAGCACAGCGGCTGTCTCTTGCTCAAGCTGGGAAATTACATTTCCGTGAGATGGATATGGAACGGTTCCCATGTTTAAGAATGGCGTATGAGTGTGGTAAAATGGGAGGAACCGCAACAACGGCGTTTAATGCAGCCAACGAGGTTGCTGTAGCCCGTTTCTTGCGTAAAGAGATTTCATTCCTTAAAATAGAAGATATTATTGCTTCTGTGCTGGAAGCACACCACAATGTGGACGAGCCTGATCTGCAGGAGATCGCCCGATGTGATCAGGAGAGTCGCAAGCTTGCGTCCAGTCTGTAA
- the tsf gene encoding translation elongation factor Ts, whose amino-acid sequence MAVNASAVKELRERTGAGMLDCKKALEEANGDVTKAAELLREKGLSAAASKAGRAATEGVVESYIHAGGRIGVLVEVNCETDFVGKTDQFKDFVKDVAMQIAAANPKFVTREEVPTEELEKEKEILKAQALNEGKPEKIIEKMVEGRIGKYYEEYCLLEQTFVKDPDKTISQLLNEKISQIGENISIRRFVRYELGEGLEKKVDNFVEEVMSQVNK is encoded by the coding sequence ATGGCAGTTAATGCGAGTGCGGTAAAAGAACTTCGCGAAAGAACGGGCGCTGGTATGCTCGATTGTAAGAAAGCACTGGAAGAAGCAAACGGTGATGTAACGAAAGCAGCTGAATTGTTGCGTGAGAAAGGTCTTTCTGCAGCAGCAAGCAAAGCGGGCCGTGCAGCAACTGAAGGCGTTGTAGAATCTTACATCCACGCTGGTGGACGTATTGGTGTCTTGGTTGAAGTTAACTGTGAAACAGACTTCGTAGGTAAAACGGATCAATTTAAGGATTTTGTTAAAGATGTAGCTATGCAAATCGCTGCAGCTAATCCTAAATTTGTTACACGCGAAGAAGTTCCTACAGAAGAGCTGGAAAAAGAAAAAGAAATTCTGAAAGCTCAAGCTCTTAACGAAGGCAAACCAGAGAAAATCATTGAAAAAATGGTTGAAGGCCGTATCGGTAAATACTACGAAGAGTATTGCCTGCTGGAACAAACTTTCGTTAAAGATCCAGACAAAACGATTTCCCAATTGCTGAACGAAAAAATCAGCCAAATTGGTGAAAACATCTCCATCCGTCGTTTCGTTCGTTACGAACTGGGTGAAGGTCTTGAGAAAAAAGTAGACAACTTCGTAGAAGAAGTAATGTCCCAAGTAAACAAATAA